One window of Mesorhizobium sp. PAMC28654 genomic DNA carries:
- a CDS encoding bifunctional aldolase/short-chain dehydrogenase, with translation MKNLWNDGDADKMVADYAKKGISRDLALRVYTTRLLGGEPRLVLHGGGNTSCKTTATDLVGDQWDVLCVKGSGWDMGVIEPQGLPAVKLGALLKARALNKLADEDMVALQRVNLIDPSSPNPSVETLHAFLPHKFVDHTHSTAILAIVDQEDSKALVKTVFGSKMGYVPYIMPGFDLAKAAADIFDADPSVEGLILDKHGIFTFGDDAKQAYDLMIHYVNVAEEFIARSGKSKAAKAALPAKLATPASIAPMLRGAVAVARGEGRFDRMISDFRTSDAIVDFINSADIADYAARGVSTPDLSIRIKTGPMAVPAPDADKLDDYKAVIKAHIDTFAGEYRAYFETNDALDDVKRTMLDQMPRLTLVPGLGMFGHGRTLKDARIASDVGEMWIEAVRGAEAVGRFHPLSKADLFPLEYWSLEQAKLASNKPKPLTGQVVLITGGAGAIGAATAKLFADNGAHAVVVDLDAEKAADAAKKAGNNSIGVGADITDPAQVRAAFDKAVAVFGGVDILVSNAGAAWEGRIGELDDALLRKSFELNFFAHQSVAQNAVRIMLEQGTGGVLLFNTSKQAVNPGPKFGAYGVPKAATLFLSRQYALDYGAHGIRSNAVNADRIRSGLLTDAMIASRSGARGVSEKDYMSGNLLGQEVTAQDVAQAFLHQALADRTTADVTTVDGGNIAAALR, from the coding sequence ATGAAGAACCTGTGGAATGACGGCGACGCGGATAAGATGGTTGCCGATTATGCGAAGAAAGGCATCAGCCGCGACCTGGCTTTGCGCGTCTACACGACGCGGCTTTTGGGCGGCGAGCCTCGGCTGGTCCTGCATGGCGGCGGCAACACGTCCTGTAAGACCACGGCGACCGATCTTGTCGGCGACCAGTGGGACGTGCTTTGCGTCAAGGGCAGCGGCTGGGACATGGGCGTCATCGAGCCGCAGGGCCTGCCGGCGGTCAAGCTTGGCGCCCTCCTGAAAGCCCGGGCGCTGAACAAGCTCGCCGATGAGGACATGGTCGCCTTGCAGCGGGTGAACCTGATCGACCCGTCGTCGCCCAATCCGTCAGTGGAGACGCTGCATGCCTTCCTGCCGCACAAATTCGTCGACCACACCCATTCGACCGCCATTCTCGCCATCGTCGACCAGGAAGACAGCAAGGCGCTGGTGAAGACGGTTTTTGGCAGCAAGATGGGCTACGTGCCCTACATCATGCCCGGCTTCGATCTGGCAAAGGCAGCCGCCGACATTTTTGACGCCGACCCCTCGGTCGAGGGCCTGATCCTCGACAAGCATGGCATCTTCACCTTCGGCGATGATGCCAAACAGGCTTACGACCTGATGATCCACTATGTGAACGTCGCCGAAGAGTTCATTGCGCGGAGCGGCAAGTCGAAGGCGGCAAAGGCGGCGTTGCCGGCAAAACTCGCGACACCAGCATCTATCGCGCCAATGCTGCGCGGCGCTGTCGCGGTGGCGCGCGGCGAAGGCCGCTTCGATCGCATGATCAGCGACTTCCGCACCTCGGACGCGATCGTCGACTTCATCAACTCGGCTGACATCGCCGACTATGCCGCGCGCGGCGTGTCGACGCCCGATCTGTCGATCCGCATCAAGACCGGGCCGATGGCGGTGCCGGCGCCCGATGCGGACAAGCTCGACGACTACAAGGCCGTGATCAAGGCGCACATCGACACCTTCGCCGGGGAATATCGCGCTTATTTCGAGACCAATGACGCCCTCGACGATGTCAAGCGCACCATGCTCGACCAGATGCCTCGCCTGACACTGGTGCCGGGTCTCGGCATGTTCGGCCATGGCCGCACGCTGAAGGATGCCAGGATCGCCTCCGACGTTGGCGAGATGTGGATCGAAGCGGTGCGCGGCGCCGAAGCGGTCGGCCGTTTCCATCCGCTCTCCAAGGCCGACCTGTTCCCGCTTGAATACTGGTCGCTGGAGCAGGCCAAGCTTGCATCGAACAAGCCGAAGCCGCTGACCGGCCAGGTGGTGCTGATCACTGGCGGTGCCGGCGCGATCGGTGCCGCGACAGCAAAACTGTTCGCCGACAATGGCGCCCATGCCGTCGTCGTCGATCTCGACGCCGAAAAGGCCGCTGATGCCGCCAAGAAGGCCGGCAACAACTCCATCGGCGTCGGTGCCGATATCACCGACCCTGCACAGGTGCGCGCCGCGTTCGACAAGGCGGTTGCCGTGTTCGGCGGTGTCGACATTCTCGTCTCTAACGCTGGCGCTGCCTGGGAAGGCCGGATCGGCGAACTCGACGATGCGCTTTTGCGCAAAAGCTTCGAGCTCAACTTCTTCGCCCACCAGTCCGTGGCGCAGAATGCCGTGCGCATCATGCTCGAACAAGGCACCGGCGGCGTGCTTTTGTTCAACACTTCCAAGCAGGCGGTCAATCCAGGTCCGAAATTCGGTGCCTATGGCGTGCCGAAGGCGGCGACGCTGTTTCTGTCCAGGCAATACGCGCTCGATTACGGCGCCCACGGCATCCGTTCGAACGCCGTCAACGCCGACCGCATCCGCTCGGGGCTCTTGACCGACGCCATGATCGCCAGCCGGTCCGGCGCGCGCGGCGTGTCTGAGAAGGACTACATGTCCGGCAATCTGCTCGGCCAGGAAGTGACGGCGCAAGACGTGGCGCAGGCGTTCCTGCACCAGGCGCTGGCCGACCGGACCACCGCCGATGTGACGACGGTCGACGGCGGCAATATCGCGGCGGCGCTGCGGTAG
- a CDS encoding GNAT family N-acetyltransferase, whose amino-acid sequence MNAGAPDGKAPGGLEIRAVQAPDLPALAALYRHLNPDDAIVSPEEAEAILERFAAYPGSVVLGGWDDGELASSCTLVVIPNLTRGGMPYALIENVVTAASHRKRGFGRALLERAVSIAWEQDCYKAMLLTGSTEPATLAFYRGAGFEQNKTGFQIRRLPVRP is encoded by the coding sequence ATGAACGCGGGAGCTCCCGACGGGAAGGCGCCCGGCGGCCTTGAAATCAGGGCAGTTCAGGCGCCCGATCTGCCGGCGCTCGCCGCGCTCTACCGGCATCTCAATCCCGACGACGCGATCGTGTCGCCGGAAGAAGCAGAAGCCATTCTTGAACGGTTTGCGGCCTATCCGGGCAGTGTCGTGCTGGGAGGCTGGGATGACGGCGAACTCGCGTCGTCCTGCACGCTTGTCGTCATTCCCAACCTCACTCGAGGCGGGATGCCCTATGCGCTGATCGAGAATGTGGTGACGGCTGCTTCCCATCGGAAACGCGGCTTCGGCCGCGCGCTACTTGAACGCGCGGTTTCGATTGCCTGGGAGCAGGACTGCTACAAGGCCATGCTGCTGACCGGCTCAACCGAGCCGGCCACGCTTGCCTTTTACAGAGGCGCCGGTTTCGAGCAGAACAAGACCGGCTTCCAGATCAGACGGCTGCCAGTTAGACCCTGA
- a CDS encoding TetR family transcriptional regulator codes for MSEAANIVVDAARQENVTRILDCAERLFRHYGYGKTNVADIARELGMSPANIYRFFASKVEIHQAVCGRMLGASYKMAYEITHLPISAEERLRRYVQAQYKMTMEVMLDDQKVHEMVIVALERDWAVIDKHIDSIHDLFAEVIRDGIEAGEFREQDPVIASRCFGAATVILCHPQMVAQCLAKTNRAMPDDLIDYAIKALK; via the coding sequence ATGTCCGAAGCCGCCAACATAGTCGTCGACGCTGCCAGGCAGGAAAATGTGACGCGCATCCTCGACTGCGCCGAGCGCCTGTTCCGGCACTATGGCTACGGCAAGACCAATGTCGCCGACATTGCGCGCGAACTCGGCATGTCGCCGGCCAATATCTATCGCTTCTTCGCCTCCAAGGTGGAAATCCACCAGGCCGTCTGCGGCCGGATGCTCGGCGCGAGCTACAAGATGGCCTACGAAATCACCCATCTGCCGATCAGCGCGGAGGAGCGGCTGCGTCGCTACGTGCAGGCGCAGTACAAGATGACGATGGAAGTCATGCTCGACGACCAGAAGGTCCATGAGATGGTCATCGTGGCTCTCGAGCGTGATTGGGCGGTCATCGACAAGCATATCGACAGCATCCACGATCTCTTCGCGGAGGTGATCCGCGACGGCATCGAGGCTGGTGAATTCAGGGAACAGGATCCGGTGATTGCGTCGCGCTGTTTCGGCGCCGCGACCGTCATCCTGTGCCATCCGCAGATGGTGGCGCAGTGTCTCGCCAAGACCAATCGGGCGATGCCCGATGATCTGATCGATTATGCGATCAAGGCCTTGAAATAG
- a CDS encoding IS630 family transposase (programmed frameshift) produces the protein MAKSLSEDLRARVVAAVDGGLSRRAAAARFGVAAASSVRWVREWRETGATCAKPQGGDRRSHRVEAYRDIILAAIERRVDITLVELAELLRQEHGASFATSTIWRFLDRHSMTFKKKTAHASEQERPDVAARRNAWFDAQPDLDPEHLVFIDETGASTKMARLRGRTKRGMRCRSPIPHGHWKTTTFTGALRLTGMTAPMVLDGPMTGEWFVAYVEQVLVPTLRPDDVVILDNLPAHKSAAARVAIEATGARMMFLPPYSPDFNPIENAFSKLKSILRKAAARTVAELWDTISAALPCFTPTECANYFAATGYEPE, from the exons ATGGCGAAATCCTTATCGGAAGATTTGCGGGCTCGGGTGGTCGCAGCGGTTGATGGCGGCCTGTCGCGACGGGCGGCAGCGGCGCGATTTGGCGTGGCGGCGGCAAGCTCGGTGCGTTGGGTCCGGGAATGGCGCGAGACCGGAGCCACCTGCGCAAAGCCGCAGGGCGGCGACAGGCGGTCCCACCGCGTTGAAGCGTATCGCGACATCATCCTGGCGGCGATCGAGAGGCGGGTGGACATCACGCTGGTCGAACTCGCCGAGTTGCTGCGACAGGAGCATGGCGCGTCGTTTGCGACGAGCACGATCTGGCGGTTTCTCGATCGTCACTCCATGACCTTCAA AAAAAAAACGGCGCACGCCAGCGAGCAGGAGCGGCCAGACGTGGCGGCGCGACGAAACGCCTGGTTCGACGCCCAGCCCGATCTTGATCCCGAGCATCTGGTCTTCATCGACGAGACCGGAGCCTCGACAAAGATGGCTCGACTGCGGGGGCGCACGAAGCGCGGGATGCGGTGCCGATCGCCAATCCCGCATGGCCATTGGAAGACGACGACGTTCACCGGCGCCCTGCGCCTCACTGGCATGACCGCGCCAATGGTCCTGGACGGCCCGATGACTGGCGAATGGTTTGTCGCCTATGTCGAGCAGGTTCTCGTGCCGACGCTGCGGCCCGACGATGTCGTGATCCTCGACAACCTGCCGGCGCACAAAAGCGCAGCCGCCCGTGTGGCGATCGAAGCAACCGGCGCAAGGATGATGTTCCTCCCGCCCTATTCCCCCGACTTCAACCCGATCGAGAACGCCTTTTCCAAGCTGAAATCGATTCTACGCAAAGCCGCCGCACGAACCGTCGCGGAATTGTGGGATACCATCAGCGCCGCACTGCCTTGCTTCACACCAACCGAGTGCGCCAACTACTTCGCCGCAACAGGATATGAGCCGGAATGA
- a CDS encoding substrate-binding domain-containing protein: MNITRRVLGKVALGLAGATMLMQFPALAADKPAPFDKPGVKIALVRYLSTGDFFQAYLSGVEAQSKALGIDLRVLDSRQDAALQSDMVDQAIALGVQGIIIQHGLTESMKDAAQRAVDAGIKVVAFDVNVENPKIPQIEQSDKDLARLALEQAVKDNGESWNAGYVYVAGIAPLDRRNETWVDVKKKYAGIKEVAQFGTLDNPIANSVANQARSVLSAHPDIKVMFAPYDEFAKGVKIAVDEAGLNKGIKIYSADISTSDIAAMREPDSAWAATAATNPAVVGQVSVRALAQLLAGEDPGHNVVVPPTLITQKELIDKDIKNMEDLSAKLPQFAHADVAMPAWMPNPNAK; this comes from the coding sequence ATGAACATTACAAGAAGAGTTCTGGGGAAGGTCGCGCTCGGGCTGGCCGGCGCAACGATGCTGATGCAGTTCCCAGCGCTGGCCGCGGACAAGCCGGCGCCATTCGACAAACCTGGCGTCAAGATCGCGCTGGTGCGCTATCTCTCGACCGGCGACTTCTTCCAGGCCTATCTCTCGGGCGTCGAGGCGCAGTCGAAGGCGCTCGGCATCGATCTGCGCGTCCTCGACAGCCGCCAGGACGCCGCCCTTCAGTCGGACATGGTTGATCAGGCCATCGCGCTCGGCGTGCAGGGCATCATCATCCAGCACGGCCTGACGGAATCGATGAAGGATGCCGCCCAGCGTGCCGTCGATGCCGGAATCAAGGTCGTCGCTTTCGACGTCAATGTCGAAAACCCCAAGATCCCGCAGATCGAACAATCGGACAAAGACCTTGCGCGGCTCGCGCTCGAGCAGGCGGTGAAGGACAATGGCGAAAGCTGGAACGCAGGCTATGTCTACGTCGCCGGCATCGCGCCGCTCGACCGCCGCAATGAGACCTGGGTCGATGTGAAGAAGAAATACGCGGGCATCAAGGAAGTGGCGCAATTCGGCACGCTCGACAATCCGATCGCCAACTCCGTCGCCAACCAGGCGCGTTCGGTGCTGTCGGCTCACCCCGACATCAAGGTGATGTTCGCCCCCTATGACGAGTTCGCCAAGGGCGTGAAGATCGCTGTCGACGAAGCCGGCCTGAACAAGGGCATCAAGATCTATTCGGCCGACATCTCGACGTCCGATATCGCCGCGATGCGCGAGCCCGACAGTGCCTGGGCCGCGACCGCGGCAACCAACCCGGCTGTCGTCGGCCAGGTCTCGGTGCGCGCGCTGGCGCAGCTGCTGGCCGGAGAAGATCCCGGCCACAACGTCGTCGTGCCGCCGACGCTGATCACCCAGAAAGAGCTGATCGACAAGGACATCAAGAACATGGAGGACCTCTCGGCCAAGCTGCCGCAGTTCGCCCATGCCGATGTCGCCATGCCGGCCTGGATGCCGAACCCGAACGCGAAATAG
- a CDS encoding sugar-binding transcriptional regulator translates to MAIRPAEQLIHKAAWLYYAHGLRQDQVASQLNISRASVAMYLRKARETGIVNISTSTQLFTDDVLARKLEDALGLDAVWIAPENADPSTEIAVLAASVFLELVKKGDRIGVAWGRTVYTIADIMSYADLQDVTVVQLCGNLGAPYSYRPDQCTMEIARRLNAKGLNFYAPLVLSTEDLARALRAEPVIREQLAGVRECDLALYSVGTIDADSHVVKCGALTAEEMTALREIGAAGVIAGQIIDAKGDVLDCSYNRRVISAELASLRAIAKRLMVVQEDNKFEPLLAAIAGGLCTHLVIGGRMAQRLLDHAGGVAEKTPG, encoded by the coding sequence ATGGCAATCCGACCGGCGGAACAACTCATCCACAAGGCCGCGTGGCTCTACTATGCGCATGGCCTGCGGCAGGACCAGGTTGCGAGCCAGCTTAACATTTCCCGCGCCTCGGTCGCCATGTATCTGCGCAAGGCGCGTGAGACCGGCATCGTCAACATCTCGACCTCGACCCAGCTCTTCACGGACGATGTCCTGGCACGCAAGCTGGAAGACGCGCTTGGGCTCGATGCTGTCTGGATCGCCCCGGAAAATGCCGACCCTTCGACGGAAATCGCCGTGCTGGCGGCGAGCGTCTTCCTCGAACTGGTCAAGAAGGGCGACCGCATCGGCGTCGCCTGGGGACGCACCGTCTACACGATCGCCGATATCATGTCCTATGCGGACCTGCAGGATGTCACGGTGGTGCAGCTTTGCGGCAATCTGGGCGCCCCCTACTCGTACCGTCCCGACCAGTGCACCATGGAAATCGCGCGCCGGCTCAACGCCAAAGGCCTGAATTTCTACGCGCCGCTGGTGCTGTCGACGGAAGACCTCGCGCGCGCACTGCGTGCCGAACCGGTGATCCGCGAGCAACTCGCGGGAGTGCGTGAATGCGACCTGGCGCTGTATTCCGTCGGCACTATCGACGCCGATAGCCATGTCGTCAAATGCGGCGCTCTGACGGCTGAAGAGATGACGGCACTGCGCGAGATCGGAGCAGCCGGCGTCATTGCCGGGCAGATCATCGATGCCAAAGGCGATGTGCTCGACTGCAGCTACAATCGCCGGGTCATATCCGCCGAGCTTGCCTCGCTGCGCGCCATCGCCAAGCGGCTGATGGTGGTGCAGGAAGACAACAAGTTCGAGCCGCTACTGGCAGCGATCGCCGGCGGCCTCTGCACGCATCTGGTGATCGGCGGCCGCATGGCGCAACGATTGCTGGACCATGCCGGCGGCGTGGCGGAAAAGACACCCGGATAG
- a CDS encoding acyl-CoA synthetase: protein MGNPYEQDLDKNAANHQPLTPLTYLERAARTYPDHIAIIHGGQRIDYRTFWQRSLKLASALHKRGIGKGDTVTVMLSNTPPMLEAHFGVPMTKAVLHSLNTRLDAAVIAFQLDHAETKVLIVDREFAGVVRQALALAKVKPVVIDYDDLEYAADAPYPKGERIGTLDYEEFVAGGDAGFAWSMPDDEWDAISLNYTSGTTGNPKGVVYHHRGAALMAYTNTIHAGMAKHAVYLWTLPMFHCNGWCFPWTLAVQAGTHVCLRWVRPKPIYDAIADHGVTHLCGAPVVMSVLINAKDEDKRAFPQTVTFNTAAAPPPEAVLSGMADAGFAVTHLYGLTETYGPAVVNEWHGAWDDLEKGERSAKKARQGVRYAALEGLTVMDPETMGTTPADGETIGEVMFRGNIVMKGYLKNRKASDEAFAGGWFHSGDLGVMHPDGYIQLKDRSKDIIISGGENISSIEVEDALYKHPSVSSCGVVARPDDKWGEVPIAYVELKPGKAASEAEIIEHCRALLARFKVPKAVIFAEIPKTSTGKIQKFRLREMAKVA, encoded by the coding sequence ATGGGCAATCCTTACGAACAGGATCTCGACAAGAACGCGGCCAACCATCAGCCGCTGACGCCGCTTACTTATCTGGAGCGCGCGGCAAGGACCTATCCTGATCATATCGCCATCATCCACGGCGGCCAGCGCATCGACTATCGCACGTTCTGGCAGCGCTCGCTGAAGCTCGCCTCGGCGCTGCACAAGCGCGGCATCGGCAAGGGCGATACGGTCACCGTCATGCTGTCCAACACGCCGCCGATGCTGGAGGCGCATTTCGGCGTCCCGATGACCAAGGCGGTGCTGCATTCGCTCAACACAAGGCTCGATGCTGCGGTCATCGCCTTTCAGCTCGATCATGCCGAAACCAAGGTGCTGATCGTCGATCGCGAGTTCGCGGGTGTCGTCAGGCAGGCGCTGGCGCTTGCCAAGGTCAAGCCAGTGGTCATCGACTATGACGATCTCGAATACGCCGCCGACGCGCCCTATCCGAAGGGCGAGCGGATCGGCACGCTCGACTACGAGGAATTTGTCGCGGGCGGCGATGCGGGCTTCGCCTGGTCGATGCCCGACGATGAGTGGGATGCGATTTCGCTCAACTACACATCCGGCACGACAGGCAACCCGAAGGGCGTCGTCTATCATCATCGCGGCGCGGCGCTGATGGCCTACACCAACACCATTCATGCCGGCATGGCCAAGCACGCCGTCTATCTGTGGACGCTGCCGATGTTCCACTGCAATGGCTGGTGTTTTCCGTGGACGCTCGCCGTCCAGGCCGGCACGCATGTCTGCCTGCGCTGGGTGCGGCCGAAGCCGATCTACGACGCCATCGCAGATCACGGCGTCACCCATCTGTGCGGCGCGCCGGTTGTCATGTCGGTGCTCATCAATGCCAAGGACGAAGACAAGCGCGCGTTTCCGCAGACCGTTACCTTCAACACCGCCGCGGCGCCGCCGCCGGAAGCCGTGCTGTCGGGCATGGCCGATGCCGGTTTTGCCGTCACCCATCTCTACGGCCTCACCGAGACCTATGGTCCGGCGGTCGTCAACGAATGGCATGGGGCTTGGGACGATCTGGAAAAAGGCGAGCGCAGCGCCAAGAAGGCACGGCAGGGCGTGCGATACGCGGCACTCGAAGGCCTGACCGTCATGGACCCCGAGACGATGGGGACGACGCCGGCCGATGGCGAAACCATCGGTGAGGTCATGTTCCGCGGCAACATCGTCATGAAGGGCTATCTGAAGAACCGCAAGGCTAGCGACGAAGCCTTTGCCGGCGGCTGGTTCCATTCCGGCGATCTCGGCGTCATGCATCCCGATGGTTACATCCAGCTCAAGGACCGTTCCAAGGACATCATCATCTCCGGCGGCGAGAATATCTCGTCGATCGAGGTCGAGGACGCGCTCTACAAGCACCCGTCCGTCTCCTCTTGCGGCGTTGTCGCCAGGCCCGACGACAAATGGGGGGAGGTGCCCATTGCCTATGTCGAGCTGAAGCCCGGCAAGGCGGCGAGCGAGGCCGAGATCATCGAGCATTGCCGGGCGCTGCTTGCCCGCTTCAAGGTGCCGAAGGCGGTGATCTTCGCCGAAATCCCCAAGACCTCGACCGGCAAGATCCAGAAGTTCCGGCTGCGGGAAATGGCCAAGGTCGCCTGA
- a CDS encoding efflux RND transporter periplasmic adaptor subunit — protein sequence MSSFNSIISRLPAVGPLLLVAGILGLAGCSQEKAEVKDIIRPVKVVEIAQAHDTRTLSYSGSVRARTESALAFRVSGKITERLVDIGQHVAPGDVLACVDPADYDLSVKSAQAALDAAERQVETVELARKRAEQLFAKNFAPKSQLEQATLTYDQAVATRDSARSSLDQAKNQVGYTDLKADRDGIVTAVNADVGQVVGSGTPVVTVAVDGEKEVLIAVPEMEIAEFKPGKVVKAAFWSDSALALDGKVREVAGSADQQSRTFGVRVSLPNDARVLLGMTANIEASAANERQLVSIPLSALAQKDSQPIVWTVDRGADTVHARPVKVAEFAADGVRVAEGLKPGDVVVAAGTQFMTENLKVKLAGDTVLQSASAADDSGNTRQLR from the coding sequence GTGTCTTCGTTCAATTCGATCATCAGCAGGTTGCCGGCAGTTGGTCCGTTGCTGCTTGTCGCCGGTATCCTGGGGCTCGCCGGCTGCTCGCAGGAAAAAGCCGAGGTCAAGGACATCATCCGCCCGGTCAAGGTCGTCGAGATCGCCCAGGCCCACGACACCCGCACGCTCTCCTATTCCGGCTCGGTGCGGGCCCGCACCGAAAGTGCCCTTGCTTTCCGGGTCAGCGGCAAGATCACTGAGCGTCTGGTCGACATCGGTCAGCATGTGGCGCCCGGCGACGTGCTTGCCTGCGTCGATCCCGCCGACTACGACCTGTCGGTCAAGAGTGCTCAGGCCGCGCTTGATGCCGCCGAACGGCAGGTCGAGACTGTTGAACTTGCCCGCAAGCGCGCTGAGCAGCTCTTTGCCAAGAACTTCGCACCGAAGTCGCAGCTCGAACAGGCGACGCTGACCTACGACCAGGCGGTCGCCACCCGCGACTCCGCTCGATCGTCGCTTGACCAGGCCAAGAACCAGGTCGGCTACACCGATCTCAAGGCCGACAGGGACGGGATCGTTACCGCGGTCAACGCCGATGTCGGTCAGGTGGTCGGCTCTGGCACGCCGGTCGTGACCGTCGCGGTGGATGGCGAAAAGGAAGTGCTGATTGCTGTTCCGGAAATGGAGATCGCCGAGTTCAAGCCGGGCAAGGTCGTCAAGGCCGCGTTCTGGTCCGACAGTGCACTGGCGCTCGACGGCAAGGTCCGTGAAGTCGCTGGGAGTGCCGACCAGCAGTCGCGCACCTTTGGCGTGCGCGTCAGCCTGCCCAACGATGCGCGAGTCCTGCTCGGCATGACCGCCAACATCGAAGCCTCGGCCGCCAATGAAAGGCAGCTTGTTTCGATCCCGCTGAGCGCGCTGGCGCAGAAAGACAGCCAGCCGATCGTCTGGACCGTCGATCGCGGCGCCGACACCGTACATGCCCGCCCGGTCAAGGTGGCGGAGTTCGCCGCCGACGGCGTGCGCGTCGCCGAAGGACTGAAACCCGGCGATGTCGTTGTAGCCGCCGGTACGCAATTCATGACGGAGAATCTGAAAGTGAAACTTGCCGGCGACACGGTGCTGCAATCCGCCTCCGCGGCGGACGATAGCGGCAACACCAGGCAGTTACGCTGA
- a CDS encoding ABC transporter permease → MTLRDHAIRYGFIVLLFGLVAYFAIAADGFVSPQSAVFIFQSVAITGVLALGVTATLVVGGFDLSIGSVATSAMMAAAYVMVVLGQNAVVAVVVCLLIGAIVGLINGWLIVYMRVPDLLATLGTMFLLVGLQRIPTEGRSIATGMTMPDGSVANGKFSDAFLALGRHRFDFFIPNLIPVSVVVLLVLAVLIWFFLEYTRFGRMMYAVGSNERAAELAGAPVKAYKIWAYIISGVFASIGGILLAARLGRGDIASGNNLLLDAVAAALIGYAVLGAAKPNAFGTAVGALFVGILLQGLTMMNAPYYTQDFVKGVVLVVALVFTFALSGRSKS, encoded by the coding sequence ATGACGCTGCGCGACCACGCCATCCGCTACGGCTTCATCGTCCTCTTGTTCGGGCTCGTCGCCTATTTCGCGATCGCCGCCGACGGTTTCGTCTCGCCGCAAAGTGCCGTCTTCATCTTCCAGTCGGTCGCCATCACCGGCGTGCTGGCGCTGGGCGTCACCGCCACGCTGGTTGTCGGCGGCTTCGACCTCTCGATCGGCTCGGTCGCCACCTCCGCGATGATGGCCGCGGCCTATGTCATGGTGGTGCTCGGGCAGAACGCGGTCGTCGCGGTCGTCGTCTGCCTGCTGATCGGCGCCATTGTCGGCCTGATCAATGGCTGGCTGATCGTCTACATGCGCGTGCCCGATCTCCTGGCGACGCTCGGCACGATGTTCCTGCTTGTCGGCCTGCAGCGCATCCCGACCGAGGGCCGCTCGATCGCCACCGGCATGACCATGCCGGACGGCTCGGTCGCCAACGGAAAATTCTCCGACGCCTTCCTGGCTCTCGGTCGCCACCGCTTCGATTTCTTCATTCCGAACCTCATTCCAGTGTCGGTCGTCGTGCTGCTCGTGTTGGCCGTGCTGATCTGGTTCTTCCTCGAATACACCCGCTTCGGCCGCATGATGTACGCCGTCGGCAGCAACGAGCGGGCGGCGGAACTCGCTGGGGCGCCTGTCAAGGCATACAAGATCTGGGCCTACATTATTTCAGGTGTTTTTGCCTCGATCGGCGGCATTTTGCTCGCCGCCCGGCTTGGACGCGGCGACATCGCCTCGGGTAATAATCTGTTGCTCGACGCTGTCGCCGCGGCGCTCATTGGCTACGCGGTGCTCGGCGCCGCAAAGCCGAACGCCTTCGGCACCGCCGTCGGCGCGCTGTTCGTCGGCATCTTGCTGCAAGGCCTGACCATGATGAACGCGCCCTACTACACGCAGGATTTCGTCAAGGGCGTGGTTCTGGTCGTCGCCCTTGTCTTCACCTTCGCCCTTTCCGGCAGGAGCAAGAGCTAG